A part of Emys orbicularis isolate rEmyOrb1 chromosome 13, rEmyOrb1.hap1, whole genome shotgun sequence genomic DNA contains:
- the LOC135888072 gene encoding zinc finger protein OZF-like, protein MQENYETVTSLGFSLPKPELISRLERGEEPWVPDLQVCKERESPRGDRTGADQVSEKKEENHHEEVPGEVELQGTFVGRAEGNFSQCWEQGKAWGNWHRSERLQGNHRRKKVDESIKCGGGDKDPTTQQTNSKEDKRYECLGYGEGFILRSLLVTHQTIHTGEKPLQCLDCGESFNNHSALNNHGRSHRREKTYQCLECGKCFIWKSELIRHQLSHTGERPHKCFDCGRSFKQRSDLVNHQAIHTGERPHKCLDCGKSFIRRSILVNHQRIHTGERPHKCVDCGKSFTWRSDLIKHERIHTGERPHKCFDCGKTFSRRSALLKHHALHTGERPHKCVDCGKSFIQRSDLVKHQHIHTGERPHNCLNCGKSFMRRSDLVKHQAIHTGERPHKCVDCGKSFIQRSDLLKHQRIHTGERSHKCLVCGKGFIWGSHLVKHQRIHTGERPHKCLDCGKCFIQRSNLVRHQSIHTGERPHKYLDCGEISRRDHTLLNMRESTQDLNFSDTETEGIKEIACN, encoded by the exons atgcaggagaattacgagacggtgacctcgctgg GATTCTCCCTTCCCAAACCTGAACTGATCTCTCgcctggaacgaggggaagagccgtgggtcccaGATCTCCAGGTCTGCAAGGAAAGAGAGAGCCCGAGAGGTGACCGcacag GTGCTGATCAAGTGAGTGAAAAAAAGGAGGAGAATCATCATGAAGAAGTTCCTGGGGAAGTGGAACTACAGGGGACCTTTgtgggaagagctgaagggaatttttcccagtgctgggaacagggaaaagcctggggaaattggcacaggtcagagaggctgcagggaaaccACCGAAGGAAGAAAGTGGATGAATCTATTAAATGTGGGGGAGGAGACAAGGATCCCACAACCCAGCAGACAAATTCCAAGGAAGACAAACGCTATGAATGCCTCGGTTATGGGGAAGGATTCATTCTGAGATCACTGCTTGTTACACATCAGACAATCCATACTGGAGAGAAACCCCTtcaatgcttggactgtggggaaaGCTTCAATAATCACTCAGCCCTGAATAACCATGGGAGAAGCCACAGAAGAGAGAAAACCTAtcaatgccttgagtgtgggaaatgtttcatttggaagtCAGAACTAATTAGACATCAGCtaagccacacaggagagagaccccataagtgcttcgACTGTGGGAGAAGTTTCAaacagaggtcagaccttgttaatcatcaggcaatccacacaggagagagaccccataagtgcttggactgtgggaaaagtttcatacggaggtcaatCCTTGttaatcatcagagaatccacacaggggagagaccccacaagtgcgtggactgtgggaaaagtttcacatggAGGTCAGACCTTATTAAacatgagagaatccacacaggagagagacctcacaagtgcttcgactgtgggaaaactttcagtcggaggtcagctcttttaaaacatcacgcattacacacaggagagagaccgcaTAAGTGcgtggactgtgggaaaagtttcatacagaggtcagatcTTGTTAAACATCAGCacatccacacaggagagagaccccataattGTTTaaattgtgggaaaagtttcatgcggaggtcagaccttgttaaacatcaggcaatccacacaggagaaagaccccataAGTGTgtggactgtggaaaaagtttcatacagaggtcagaccttcttaaacatcagagaatccacacaggagagagatcccACAAGTGTTTAGTTTGTGGAAAAGGTTTCATATGGGGGTCACACCTcgttaaacatcagagaatccacacaggagagagacctcacaagtgcttagactgtgggaaatgtttcatacagaggtcaaacCTTGTTAGACATCAgtcaatccacacaggagagagaccccacaagtacTTGGACTGTGGGGAAATTTCACGCAGAGATCACACCTTATTAAACATGAGAGAATCAACACAGGATCTAAACTTCTCTGACACAGAGACAGAAGGTATTAAGGAAATTGCATGTAATTGA